The Streptomyces sp. ALI-76-A nucleotide sequence ATACCGTGAAGGCCCCGGACGGAACACCGGTGAACGCCGTGCGCGGACTCCTGGAGTTCATCGACCGCCTGGTCAGGGACCATCACCCGGACCGTCTGGTGGCGTGCATGGACGCCGACTGGCGCCCCCGGTGGCGGGTCGACCTCATCCCCTCCTACAAGGCGCACCGCGTCGCCGAGGCGCGGGAGACCGGCCCGGACGAGGAGGAGGTGCCGGACACCCTCTCGCCGCAGGTGCCGGTCATCGAGGCGGTCCTGGACGCGGTCGGCATCGCCCGCGTGGGCGTCGCCCGGTACGAGGCGGACGACGTGATCGGTACGTTCACCGCGCGCGCGAAGGGCCCGGTCGACATCGTCACCGGCGACCGCGACCTGTACCAGCTGGTGGACGACGCGCGCGGGGTGCGGGTGCTGTACCCGCTCAAGGGCGTGGGCAGCCTGCAACTGACGGACGAGGCGTGGCTGCGCGAGAAGTACGGCGTGGACGGCGCGGGGTACGCGGATCTGGCGCTGCTGCGCGGCGACCCGAGCGACGGCCTGCCCGGCGTGCCCGGCATCGGCGAGAAGACGGCGGCCAAGCTGCTCGCCGAGTTCGGCGACCTGGCCGGGATCATCGCGGCGGTCGGCGACCCGAAGGCGAAGCTCACCCCGTCGCAGCGCAAGCGGCTGGACGAGGCACGGCCGTATCTGGCGGTGGCGCCGAAGGTGGTCAAGGTCGCGGACGACGTCCCGCTGCCGGACGTCGACACGACGCTGCCGCGCGCCCCGCGCGACCCCGCGGCCGTGGAGGAGCTGGCCGCCCGCTGGGGGCTGGGCGGATCGTTGCAGCGCCTGCTCGCCACCCTCGCGGTGTGACGAATGTCCGTGTGCTGCCGCCACGGAATTCTCGGACACAAGGAGCAAGATTCAGTGCGGAAGGCCGGGGGACCTGTCGTCTCGGAGGGGGCTTTCCACGGGGCGAGATGCTAACTTAGGTAAGCCTAACCATAGGGATCAGGGAGGCCGCCATGGCAGAACGACCGGGACGCAAGCCGCGGAAACCCCACACCGCGCAGGTCATCCGCACCGAACGGCTCACTCCCCACATGCAGCGCGTGGTGCTCGGCGGCGAGGGTCTGGCCGGGTTCACGGCGGACACCTGCACGGATCACTATGTGAAGCTGCTCTTCCCGGCCGGCGGGGCGACCTACCCGGAGCCCTTCGACCTGGAGCGGATCCGCGAGGAGTTCCCGCGCGAGCAGTGGCCGGTGACGCGGACGTACACCGTGCGCGCCTGGGACGCCCCGCACCGCGAACTGACCCTGGACTTCGTGATCCACGGCGACGAGGGCCTGGCCGG carries:
- a CDS encoding 5'-3' exonuclease, which gives rise to MRGVTGRLMLLDTASLYFRAYFGVPDTVKAPDGTPVNAVRGLLEFIDRLVRDHHPDRLVACMDADWRPRWRVDLIPSYKAHRVAEARETGPDEEEVPDTLSPQVPVIEAVLDAVGIARVGVARYEADDVIGTFTARAKGPVDIVTGDRDLYQLVDDARGVRVLYPLKGVGSLQLTDEAWLREKYGVDGAGYADLALLRGDPSDGLPGVPGIGEKTAAKLLAEFGDLAGIIAAVGDPKAKLTPSQRKRLDEARPYLAVAPKVVKVADDVPLPDVDTTLPRAPRDPAAVEELAARWGLGGSLQRLLATLAV